The Toxotes jaculatrix isolate fToxJac2 chromosome 14, fToxJac2.pri, whole genome shotgun sequence genome window below encodes:
- the ndc1 gene encoding nucleoporin NDC1 isoform X2: MFSTEQSCWFIRKVICWRAAASVAWAVLLLPPITAVFIILSRFSILHPIQTISECLSLLISASAIFSFILLCGVILMVGFLNLEYYTVIPTIACSKIALLGLLLHPRQFVSSLVHCIMGMTVAWCCAITIGGRYEMLGFPCTQSDGSPQMCLNEYQLILLLAGAFVGFSHSLLGVIHNMNYISFHTVQQYKYLRFKGSLPLVVKCSATQALYSIRNYIVVYFFLGYIPRAWICKTLNLHLNSSAHPLDSIAGLLDLSLLYHLWISATFLLFTWYITLLLFRIFVTEVYSFPVQSSFTEDSHQCLPKVVTDKQPMILKFLALQDLALLSQHSPSRRCEVFSLSQPGGHPHNWNAISRECLSLLGDLTQRLVAYHDTVATNGRAKSLSTGSERKTSSETSVTSGTEDFMSPRPTLLMKTPASVFARSVAGGPQSPMTAPFTPDLDSPFASPALRRLTAPVEQCSPWHGTVQSPHIMRRAPKLWSTSTDSQVNGSSPPSPASVPSPKQEPSKPSLLAQFLQNRKEQVKNFLAKRVLIMYLFNKLPEASSQALFADSQAHIWALEGLSYLVQASFSEDQFGVVQTTLPSILSCMLVLQEAVDRHFKLPHASSKPVRSTSSMGDSTYKTLRFALRATLKTAIYRITTTFGDHLNAVQMSAEHRKRLQQFLEYKE; the protein is encoded by the exons ATGTTTTCTACCGAGCAGAGTTGTTGGTTCATCCGCAAG GTGATTTGCTGGAGAGCTGCGGCCAGTGTTGCCTGGGCTGTTCTGTTGTTGCCACCCATCACAGCAGTGTTCATCATCCTCAGCAGGTTCAGTATTCTCCACCCGATCCAAACGATATCAG AATGCTTGTCCCTGCTAATAAGTGCGAGTGCCATTTTCTCCTTCATCCTGCTGTGTGGAGTGATCCTCATGGTGGGGTTCCTCAACCTGGAGTATTACACAG tcATCCCAACTATTGCATGCTCAAAAATTGCCCTGTTGGGTCTGCTGCTCCACCCTCGTCAGTTTGTCAGCTCCCTGGTTCACTGTATCATGGGAATGACTGTGGCTTGGTGTTGTGCCATCACCATTGGGGGCAGATATGAGATGCTTGGCTTCCCATGCACACAGAGTGATGG TTCCCCTCAGATGTGTCTGAATGAGTATCAGCTCATCCTGCTGCTGGCTGGAGCCTTTGTTGGATTTTCTCACAGTCTGCTGGGTGTGATCCACAACATGAACTATATCTCCTTCCACACTGTTCAG CAATACAAATACCTTCGCTTCAAGGGATCCCTGCCTTTGGTGGTGAAGTGCAGCGCCACTCAAGCACTTTACTCTATCAGGAACTACattgttgtttatttctttttgg GATACATTCCAAGAGCATGGATCTGTAAAACATTGAATCTTCATTTGAACAG CTCTGCCCACCCTCTGGACAGCATAGCTGGACTGCTGGACCTCTCCCTGCTCTACCACCTGTGGATCAGTgccaccttcctcctctttacATGGTACatcacactgctgctctttAGGATCTTTGTCACTGAG GTATacagttttcctgtgcagtCATCTTTTACTGAAGATTCTCACCAGTGTCTTCCCAAAGTTGTTACAGACAAGCAGCCAATGATATTAAAG TTCCTGGCTCTGCAGGACTTGGCTCTACTGTCCCAACACTCCCCATCGCGACGTTGTGAGGTCTTCAGTCTTAGTCAGCCAG GTGGCCATCCTCACAACTGGAACGCCATCAGTAGggagtgtctgtctctgctgggtGATTTGACCCAGAGACTTGTAGCCTATCATGACACAGTAGCAACCAATGGCAGGGCCAAATCACTATCTACTGGAAGTGAAAGGAAGACTTCATCTGAGACATCAG TAACCTCGGGTACAGAAGATTTCATGTCCCCAAGGCCCACTCTGCTGATGAAAACTCCAGCTTCGGTCTTTGCCCGTTCTGTTGCTGGAGGCCCACAGAGCCCTATGACGGCACCATTCACTCCTGACCTGGACAGCCCCTTCGCCTCCCCGGCACTGCGGCGCCTCACTGCCCCAGTAGAACAGTGCTCACCGTGGCATGGCACAGTGCAGAGCCCACACATCATGAGGAGAGCACCAAAGCTCTGGTCCACCTCCACAG ACTCACAGGTTAATGGCAGTTCCCCACCATCCCCTGCCTCGGTTCCCAGTCCCAAGCAGGAACCTTCCAAACCAAGTCTGCTGGCTCAGTTCCTccagaacagaaaagaacag GTTAAAAATTTCTTGGCAAAGCGGGTGCTGATAATGTATTTGTTTAACAAG CTTCCAGAAGCCTCCAGTCAGGCTCTCTTTGCTGACAGCCAGGCTCATATCTGGGCTTTAGAAG GGCTGTCTTATCTTGTTCAAGCCTCCTTCTCAGAAGATCAGTTTGGGGTGGTACAGACAACATTACCCAGCATTCTCAGCTGCATGCTGGTCTTACAAGAG GCTGTAGATCGCCACTTTAAACTGCCCCATGCCTCCAGTAAGCCCGTCAGGTCCACCAGCAGCATGGGAGACTCGACTTACAAGACACTGCGCTTTGCTCTCAGGGCCACACTTAAGACGGCCATCTACAGGATAACAACCACCTTTGGTGACCACTTAAA tgctgttcAGATGTCTGCAGAGCACCGGAAAAGACTGCAGCAGTTTCTGGAATACAAAGAATAA
- the ndc1 gene encoding nucleoporin NDC1 isoform X1: MFSTEQSCWFIRKVICWRAAASVAWAVLLLPPITAVFIILSRFSILHPIQTISECLSLLISASAIFSFILLCGVILMVGFLNLEYYTVIPTIACSKIALLGLLLHPRQFVSSLVHCIMGMTVAWCCAITIGGRYEMLGFPCTQSDGSPQMCLNEYQLILLLAGAFVGFSHSLLGVIHNMNYISFHTVQQYKYLRFKGSLPLVVKCSATQALYSIRNYIVVYFFLGYIPRAWICKTLNLHLNSSAHPLDSIAGLLDLSLLYHLWISATFLLFTWYITLLLFRIFVTEQVYSFPVQSSFTEDSHQCLPKVVTDKQPMILKFLALQDLALLSQHSPSRRCEVFSLSQPGGHPHNWNAISRECLSLLGDLTQRLVAYHDTVATNGRAKSLSTGSERKTSSETSVTSGTEDFMSPRPTLLMKTPASVFARSVAGGPQSPMTAPFTPDLDSPFASPALRRLTAPVEQCSPWHGTVQSPHIMRRAPKLWSTSTDSQVNGSSPPSPASVPSPKQEPSKPSLLAQFLQNRKEQVKNFLAKRVLIMYLFNKLPEASSQALFADSQAHIWALEGLSYLVQASFSEDQFGVVQTTLPSILSCMLVLQEAVDRHFKLPHASSKPVRSTSSMGDSTYKTLRFALRATLKTAIYRITTTFGDHLNAVQMSAEHRKRLQQFLEYKE; the protein is encoded by the exons ATGTTTTCTACCGAGCAGAGTTGTTGGTTCATCCGCAAG GTGATTTGCTGGAGAGCTGCGGCCAGTGTTGCCTGGGCTGTTCTGTTGTTGCCACCCATCACAGCAGTGTTCATCATCCTCAGCAGGTTCAGTATTCTCCACCCGATCCAAACGATATCAG AATGCTTGTCCCTGCTAATAAGTGCGAGTGCCATTTTCTCCTTCATCCTGCTGTGTGGAGTGATCCTCATGGTGGGGTTCCTCAACCTGGAGTATTACACAG tcATCCCAACTATTGCATGCTCAAAAATTGCCCTGTTGGGTCTGCTGCTCCACCCTCGTCAGTTTGTCAGCTCCCTGGTTCACTGTATCATGGGAATGACTGTGGCTTGGTGTTGTGCCATCACCATTGGGGGCAGATATGAGATGCTTGGCTTCCCATGCACACAGAGTGATGG TTCCCCTCAGATGTGTCTGAATGAGTATCAGCTCATCCTGCTGCTGGCTGGAGCCTTTGTTGGATTTTCTCACAGTCTGCTGGGTGTGATCCACAACATGAACTATATCTCCTTCCACACTGTTCAG CAATACAAATACCTTCGCTTCAAGGGATCCCTGCCTTTGGTGGTGAAGTGCAGCGCCACTCAAGCACTTTACTCTATCAGGAACTACattgttgtttatttctttttgg GATACATTCCAAGAGCATGGATCTGTAAAACATTGAATCTTCATTTGAACAG CTCTGCCCACCCTCTGGACAGCATAGCTGGACTGCTGGACCTCTCCCTGCTCTACCACCTGTGGATCAGTgccaccttcctcctctttacATGGTACatcacactgctgctctttAGGATCTTTGTCACTGAG CAGGTATacagttttcctgtgcagtCATCTTTTACTGAAGATTCTCACCAGTGTCTTCCCAAAGTTGTTACAGACAAGCAGCCAATGATATTAAAG TTCCTGGCTCTGCAGGACTTGGCTCTACTGTCCCAACACTCCCCATCGCGACGTTGTGAGGTCTTCAGTCTTAGTCAGCCAG GTGGCCATCCTCACAACTGGAACGCCATCAGTAGggagtgtctgtctctgctgggtGATTTGACCCAGAGACTTGTAGCCTATCATGACACAGTAGCAACCAATGGCAGGGCCAAATCACTATCTACTGGAAGTGAAAGGAAGACTTCATCTGAGACATCAG TAACCTCGGGTACAGAAGATTTCATGTCCCCAAGGCCCACTCTGCTGATGAAAACTCCAGCTTCGGTCTTTGCCCGTTCTGTTGCTGGAGGCCCACAGAGCCCTATGACGGCACCATTCACTCCTGACCTGGACAGCCCCTTCGCCTCCCCGGCACTGCGGCGCCTCACTGCCCCAGTAGAACAGTGCTCACCGTGGCATGGCACAGTGCAGAGCCCACACATCATGAGGAGAGCACCAAAGCTCTGGTCCACCTCCACAG ACTCACAGGTTAATGGCAGTTCCCCACCATCCCCTGCCTCGGTTCCCAGTCCCAAGCAGGAACCTTCCAAACCAAGTCTGCTGGCTCAGTTCCTccagaacagaaaagaacag GTTAAAAATTTCTTGGCAAAGCGGGTGCTGATAATGTATTTGTTTAACAAG CTTCCAGAAGCCTCCAGTCAGGCTCTCTTTGCTGACAGCCAGGCTCATATCTGGGCTTTAGAAG GGCTGTCTTATCTTGTTCAAGCCTCCTTCTCAGAAGATCAGTTTGGGGTGGTACAGACAACATTACCCAGCATTCTCAGCTGCATGCTGGTCTTACAAGAG GCTGTAGATCGCCACTTTAAACTGCCCCATGCCTCCAGTAAGCCCGTCAGGTCCACCAGCAGCATGGGAGACTCGACTTACAAGACACTGCGCTTTGCTCTCAGGGCCACACTTAAGACGGCCATCTACAGGATAACAACCACCTTTGGTGACCACTTAAA tgctgttcAGATGTCTGCAGAGCACCGGAAAAGACTGCAGCAGTTTCTGGAATACAAAGAATAA
- the zgc:113691 gene encoding uncharacterized protein zgc:113691, with protein sequence MATSNGKGEKVSKFETLKLLEKCRKERDDAMHRESVLREKLRQYESRMRSTEALKQKLKTLTMDNKELRKQVKALRTEIGLECSPKFNGKTTKDIINDLHEKERECSSLVEKAGKLSLTIDDLTSELANTVTSKTLLEDQVQSLQQNLKDMTNNQRRLLKLWEDKKAQREQVALPAIAQKHGQKLHVHKASQTEMSISASQKLPFNAFETKPFSRDTDRKTVMEKHSFPTYGNGYHHDKKAFMHDETEGIQN encoded by the coding sequence ATGGCCACCTCAAATGGGAAAGGTGAAAAAGTGTCCAAATTCGAGACTTTAAAACTTTTGGAGAAATGCAGAAAGGAAAGAGATGATGCCATGCACAGAGAAAGTGTTCTCAGAGAGAAACTCCGACAGTATGAGTCAAGGATGCGTTCAACTGAGgctctgaaacagaaactgaaaactttGACCATGGACAATAAGGAGCTGAGGAAACAAGTGAAGGCTCTTCGTACCGAGATTGGACTTGAATGCAGCCCCAAATTCAATGGAAAGACCACTAAGGACATAATCAATGACTTGCATGAGAAGGAGCGTGAGTGCAGTTCCTTGGTGGAGAAGGCTGGGAAACTGAGCTTGACCATTGATGATCTGACATCAGAGCTGGCAAATACAGTCACTTCTAAAACTCTTTTAGAAGACCAAGTTCAATCATTGCAGCAAAACCTCAAGGACATGACTAATAATCAACGCCGTCTGCTGAAGCTGTGGGAAGACAAGAAGGCCCAGAGGGAGCAGGTTGCCCTCCCTGCAATTGCCCAGAAACATGGACAGAAACTACATGTCCATAAAGCAAGTCAAACTGAGATGTCCATCAGTGCATCCCAAAAGCTACCATTCAATGCTTTTGAGACAAAGCCATTCTCTCGggacactgacagaaagactgtaatggaaaaacacagttttccaACTTACGGAAATGGCTATCATCATGACAAGAAAGCTTTCATGCATGATGAAACTGAAGGAATTCAGAACTGA
- the dcaf8 gene encoding DDB1- and CUL4-associated factor 8 — protein sequence MAEADGKSTALNGGSEEKEPEEDQHKGGDVSGSKEGQTQSSSQDAPKEIGEASGDKPMPDVEGEPGTNKEGEEEEDTDSMDGSGLYSLTEDGERESEGGLRERAKDKDGGKRAARKRNRPGGGTNHSSSSDEDDDEDEEEEQKDDEDDDEAMEAWLGAELRDLRGPIWRAVPSLRSREIGRDSHQFVRRVCGARGLVQRLELQGRLEKHTGCVNTLHFNPSGTRLASGSDDLRVMIWDWAIRHAELEFDSGHKSNVFQAKFLPHSGDSTLAMCARDGQIRVAELSATQRCKNTKRVAQHKGAAHKLALEPDSPCSFLSAGEDAVVFGIDLRLDRPANKLVVVKEGDKKVGLYTIFVNPAKTHHFAVGGRDQYVRIYDQRKINENDNNGVLKKFCPSHLVSSESKTNITCLVYSHDGTELLASYNDEDIYLFDSNHSDGADYRRRYKGHRNNATVKGVNFYGPCSEFVVSGSDCGHIYLWDKYSARIVQFMEGDRGGVVNCLEPHPHLPGMATSGLDHDIKLWAPTAESPTGLKGLKEVMKKNKRDRDEDSMRHGDQYDTQLLWFLMRHMRNRRPPRARREGVDPDTDESWSSPDSSDEEEGGPDHVQCMSS from the exons ATGGCTGAAGCGGACGGCAAATCCACTGCGCTTAACG GTGGATCTGAAGAAAAGGAACCCGAAGAAGATCAACACAAAGGGGGAGATGTCTCTGGAAGCAAAGAAGGACAAACACAGTCGTCTTCTCAAGATG CTCCCAAAGAAATAGGTGAGGCATCTGGAGACAAGCCAATGCCAGATGTGGAGGGAGAACCAGGCAcaaacaaagagggagaggaggaagaagacacaGACAGCATGGATGGCAGCGGCCTCTACTCCCTGACCGAGGATGGcgaaagagaaagtgagggaggCTTGCGAGAGAGGGCAAAGGATAAAGATGGTGGGAAAAGGGCAGctagaaagagaaacagacctGGCGGGGGCACCAACCACTCCTCCAGCTCAGATGAGGATGAcgatgaggatgaagaagaagaacagaaagatgatgaagatgatgatgaggcCATGGAGGCGTGGCTGGGAGCAGAGCTCCGTGACCTCCGTGGGCCTATTTGGCGGGCAGTACCCTCGCTGCGCTCCAGGGAGATTGGCAGGGACTCGCACCAGTTCGTGAGGCGTGTGTGTGGGGCCCGGGGCCTTGTGCAGAGGCTGGAGCTCCAGGGCCGCCTCGAGAAGCACACAGGATGCGTCAACACATTGCACTTTAACCCCTCAGGCACACGCCTGGCATCAGGCAGCGATGACCTGCGTGTTATGATCTGGGACTGGGCCATCCGCCATGCTGAGCTGGAGTTTGACAGCGGCCACAAGAGCAATGTCTTTCAG GCAAAGTTCCTGCCTCACAGTGGAGACTCCACCTTGGCCATGTGTGCTCGAGACGGTCAGATCAGAGTGGCTGAGCTCTCTGCCACGCAGCGCTGCAAGAACACCAAGCGGGTAGCACAGCATAAAGGAGCAGCACACAAA ctggcCCTGGAGCCAGATTCACCCTGCTcctttctgtctgctggagaGGATGCTGTGGTGTTCGGCATTGACCTGCGTCTAGACCGCCCCGCCAA TAAACTGGTGGTTGTGAAGGAAGGTGATAAAAAAGTTGGGCTGTACACCATCTTTGTCAACCCAGCAAAGACACACCACTTTGCTGTGGGCGGGAGAGATCAGTATGTGAG GATCTATGACCAGAGGAAGATTAATGAGAATGATAACAATGGTGTACTCAAAAAGTTTTGTCCTTCACATCTGGTATCCAGTGAGTCCAAAACCAACATAACCTGCCTTGTGTACAGTCATGATGGCACAG AGCTCCTGGCCAGTTACAATGATGAGGACATCTACCTGTTTGATTCAAACCACAGTGACGGGGCTGACTACCGCAGGAGATACAAGGGACACCGCAATAATGCGACAG TGAAGGGGGTTAACTTCTATGGGCCATGCAGCGAGTTTGTGGTCAGTGGCAGTGACTGTGGACACATCTACCTGTGGGACAAGTATTCTGCACGTATCGTCCAGTTcatggagggagacagaggaggagtg GTGAACTGTCTGGAGCCTCATCCCCATCTGCCTGGTATGGCCACCAGTGGGCTGGACCACGACATCAAACTGTGGGCCCCCACTGCTGAAAGCCCCACAGGACTCAAGGGTCTGAAAGAG gtgatgaaaaaaaacaagcggGATCGCGATGAAGACAGCATGCGCCACGGCGACCAGTACGACACCCAGCTGCTGTGGTTCCTAATGAGACACATGAGGAACAGACGGCCCCCGAGG GCTCGGCGTGAGGGTGTAGACCCAGACACAGATGAGTCCTGGAGCTCTCCAGATTCCtctgatgaagaggaaggaggtcCAGACCACGTCCAGTGCATGTCCTcctga
- the ndc1 gene encoding nucleoporin NDC1 isoform X3, translating to MFSTEQSCWFIRKVICWRAAASVAWAVLLLPPITAVFIILSRFSILHPIQTISECLSLLISASAIFSFILLCGVILMVGFLNLEYYTVIPTIACSKIALLGLLLHPRQFVSSLVHCIMGMTVAWCCAITIGGRYEMLGFPCTQSDGSPQMCLNEYQLILLLAGAFVGFSHSLLGVIHNMNYISFHTVQQYKYLRFKGSLPLVVKCSATQALYSIRNYIVVYFFLGYIPRAWICKTLNLHLNSSAHPLDSIAGLLDLSLLYHLWISATFLLFTWYITLLLFRIFVTEQVYSFPVQSSFTEDSHQCLPKVVTDKQPMILKFLALQDLALLSQHSPSRRCEVFSLSQPGGHPHNWNAISRECLSLLGDLTQRLVAYHDTVATNGRAKSLSTGSERKTSSETSVTSGTEDFMSPRPTLLMKTPASVFARSVAGGPQSPMTAPFTPDLDSPFASPALRRLTAPVEQCSPWHGTVQSPHIMRRAPKLWSTSTDSQVNGSSPPSPASVPSPKQEPSKPSLLAQFLQNRKEQLPEASSQALFADSQAHIWALEGLSYLVQASFSEDQFGVVQTTLPSILSCMLVLQEAVDRHFKLPHASSKPVRSTSSMGDSTYKTLRFALRATLKTAIYRITTTFGDHLNAVQMSAEHRKRLQQFLEYKE from the exons ATGTTTTCTACCGAGCAGAGTTGTTGGTTCATCCGCAAG GTGATTTGCTGGAGAGCTGCGGCCAGTGTTGCCTGGGCTGTTCTGTTGTTGCCACCCATCACAGCAGTGTTCATCATCCTCAGCAGGTTCAGTATTCTCCACCCGATCCAAACGATATCAG AATGCTTGTCCCTGCTAATAAGTGCGAGTGCCATTTTCTCCTTCATCCTGCTGTGTGGAGTGATCCTCATGGTGGGGTTCCTCAACCTGGAGTATTACACAG tcATCCCAACTATTGCATGCTCAAAAATTGCCCTGTTGGGTCTGCTGCTCCACCCTCGTCAGTTTGTCAGCTCCCTGGTTCACTGTATCATGGGAATGACTGTGGCTTGGTGTTGTGCCATCACCATTGGGGGCAGATATGAGATGCTTGGCTTCCCATGCACACAGAGTGATGG TTCCCCTCAGATGTGTCTGAATGAGTATCAGCTCATCCTGCTGCTGGCTGGAGCCTTTGTTGGATTTTCTCACAGTCTGCTGGGTGTGATCCACAACATGAACTATATCTCCTTCCACACTGTTCAG CAATACAAATACCTTCGCTTCAAGGGATCCCTGCCTTTGGTGGTGAAGTGCAGCGCCACTCAAGCACTTTACTCTATCAGGAACTACattgttgtttatttctttttgg GATACATTCCAAGAGCATGGATCTGTAAAACATTGAATCTTCATTTGAACAG CTCTGCCCACCCTCTGGACAGCATAGCTGGACTGCTGGACCTCTCCCTGCTCTACCACCTGTGGATCAGTgccaccttcctcctctttacATGGTACatcacactgctgctctttAGGATCTTTGTCACTGAG CAGGTATacagttttcctgtgcagtCATCTTTTACTGAAGATTCTCACCAGTGTCTTCCCAAAGTTGTTACAGACAAGCAGCCAATGATATTAAAG TTCCTGGCTCTGCAGGACTTGGCTCTACTGTCCCAACACTCCCCATCGCGACGTTGTGAGGTCTTCAGTCTTAGTCAGCCAG GTGGCCATCCTCACAACTGGAACGCCATCAGTAGggagtgtctgtctctgctgggtGATTTGACCCAGAGACTTGTAGCCTATCATGACACAGTAGCAACCAATGGCAGGGCCAAATCACTATCTACTGGAAGTGAAAGGAAGACTTCATCTGAGACATCAG TAACCTCGGGTACAGAAGATTTCATGTCCCCAAGGCCCACTCTGCTGATGAAAACTCCAGCTTCGGTCTTTGCCCGTTCTGTTGCTGGAGGCCCACAGAGCCCTATGACGGCACCATTCACTCCTGACCTGGACAGCCCCTTCGCCTCCCCGGCACTGCGGCGCCTCACTGCCCCAGTAGAACAGTGCTCACCGTGGCATGGCACAGTGCAGAGCCCACACATCATGAGGAGAGCACCAAAGCTCTGGTCCACCTCCACAG ACTCACAGGTTAATGGCAGTTCCCCACCATCCCCTGCCTCGGTTCCCAGTCCCAAGCAGGAACCTTCCAAACCAAGTCTGCTGGCTCAGTTCCTccagaacagaaaagaacag CTTCCAGAAGCCTCCAGTCAGGCTCTCTTTGCTGACAGCCAGGCTCATATCTGGGCTTTAGAAG GGCTGTCTTATCTTGTTCAAGCCTCCTTCTCAGAAGATCAGTTTGGGGTGGTACAGACAACATTACCCAGCATTCTCAGCTGCATGCTGGTCTTACAAGAG GCTGTAGATCGCCACTTTAAACTGCCCCATGCCTCCAGTAAGCCCGTCAGGTCCACCAGCAGCATGGGAGACTCGACTTACAAGACACTGCGCTTTGCTCTCAGGGCCACACTTAAGACGGCCATCTACAGGATAACAACCACCTTTGGTGACCACTTAAA tgctgttcAGATGTCTGCAGAGCACCGGAAAAGACTGCAGCAGTTTCTGGAATACAAAGAATAA